In Ralstonia pseudosolanacearum, the DNA window CCCGGCGGATGGCAGGCGGTGCTCGACCGGCTGTGCGACGAGGTCGGCGCGCACTCCGTCGTCATGCAGGCCACTGCTTTCGCGGATGACCACCAGGGCCGCACGTACTGGTGCGCGCACGATTCCCGCACCGATGTGAATGCCTACCAGGCACTGATCTCCGACGCCAACAACCCGCGCATGGACCGCCGGCGCGGCTTGCCGGTCATCGGCCGGTTCGTCGGCGACGAACAGCTGTTCACCAGCCGCGAAGACGTCCGCCAGCAGCAGCGGCTGCAGCGGCAGCTGGCCGACCTGGGCTTCGGGCGCTTTCTCGGCGCGCTGCTGCCGATCGGCGGCGACCGCTTCATGGCGATGGTGCTTCACCGCCCGGCCGGCAACGACACCGCCTTCGGCGAGGCCGACCAGCAGCGGCTTGCCGGCCTGCTGCCCCACTTCGGCCAGGCCACCGAGCTCAGCCTGTCCGTGCACGGCGAGCGCAAGCTCGAGCAGATCCTCAGCGCCTGCCTGGACCGCTGGCAATGCGGCCTGGTCGTCTGCGATGCCGACGGCCGGGTGCAATGGATGAACCGCCCGGCGCGAGAGCGCATCGCGCGCCACGGTGCGCTGCACCTGCGCGACGGCCTGCTGCACGCCCACGGCGACAAGGCGGCCCGGCTGCGGCACGCGCTGATGCCGCGCAGCATCGCCCACGGCCGGGCGACCTTCCTCACGCTCGATCACGCCGCCCACCGGCTGCACCTGGCCGTGCAGCCGCTGACGCGCGTCGACGGCATCGCCGATGCCGGTGGCGCGCTCGTCATGATCAGCGACGGCAACCTCGCCGGCGAGATCCCGGCCGCGGCGCTCGCCGCGCTGTTCGACCTGACCGAGGCCGAATCCCGGCTGGCCAGCGCGCTGGTGCAGGGCGACACGCTCGAGCAGTATGCGCAGCGCCGCGGCGTGTCGATCGGCACGGTGCGCTATCAGCTCAAGCAGGTGCTCTCGAAGACCGGCACCAACCGGCAATCCGAACTGATGCGCAAAGTGCTGTGCTCGGCCGCGGCGCACGCGGCGGGCTTCCAGTCGGCCAGCATGCATTGAGGGCGACCGCACAACCGCTGCTCAGTGCGCCTTTCGAAGACGTCCCGGGCCGCCCGCCTTGTGCCACCTCACACAGAATGCCGGGTGCACAGGCCTTGACGCCGCCTGCGCCCAAACGCAAACCATCGCCCATGACGGCGGCATGCGGCACAGACAAGGCCATGCGCTTCATTGCGCCCCTCCCCCGCAAGACAATCGGCAACGCATCCGCACAGCGCATCGCAGACCGGCTCGCATCCGTCGGATGTGCAGCCGCGCAACCGAATGCTACGATCCCCATGAACTTGTGAACGGGATTCAGCAATGGCGCGCGAGAACTACCACGACCTCCTGGCCTTCCTCGCCGTGGCGCGCGAGCGCAGCTTCACCCGGGCGGCGGCGCAGCTCGGCGTGTCGCCCTCGGCGCTGAGCCATACCGTGCGCGCGCTGGAGACGCGGCTCGGCATCCGGCTGCTGACCCGCACCACGCGCAGCGTGTCACCCACCGAGGCCGGCGAGCGGCTGCTGCAATCCATCGCCCCGCGCTTCGAAGAAATCGATGCGGAACTCGCGGCCATCAGCGAATTGCGCGACACCCCCTCGGGCACGGTCCGCATCACCACCACCGACTACGCCATCCGCACCTTGCTGTGGCCCAAGCTGTCGAAGGTCCTGCACGACTATCCGGACGTGAAGGTCGAATTCGTGACCGACTACGGGCTGACCGACATCGTGGCCGAGCGCTACGACATCGGCGTGCGCCTGGGCGACACGCTGGCCAAGGACATGATCGCCGCGCGCATCGCGCCGGACCTGCGCATGGTCATCGTCGGCGCGCCGGCTTACCTGAAGCGGCACCCGGCCCCCAAGACCCCGCAGGACCTCACCGCGCACCGCTGCATCAACCTGCGCCTGCCGACCCGCGGCGGCGTGTACGCGTGGGAGCTCAAGAAGGGCCAGCGCGAAATCCAGGTGCGCGTAGATGGACAGCTCACCTTCAACGGTGTCTACGAGATCCTCGACGCGGCGCTGTCCGGCTACGGGCTGGCCTATATGCCCGAAGACCTGGCCCAGCCGCACGTGGCGGCGGGCCGCCTCAAGTGGGTGCTGGAAGACTGGTTCCCGACCTTCCCCGGCTATCACGTCTACTACCCGAGCCGCCGGCAGTCGTCGCGCGCGCTCACGCTGGTGATCGACGCGCTGCGCGACCGGAGCTGAAGCGCACGGGTAGCCTCCGCCGGCACGCGGCACGCCTCGGCGGCATTGTTGAATCCGCCTCATAGCGGCATGCAGCGGATCGGCCTTTATCGGTGGCCGGCCGGTCCTTACCATGCATGGCATCTCCCGTTCCGCGGCTGGCATGCGCGCCGGCCGCGCAGGGTGTCGCCTTCAACCGGAGTTGCCCATGTCCGCCCCCTCGACCGTCGCGCGCGACGCGTTCGGCCACATCGCGCCCGCGCTGGCCGACTATACCGACAACGTCCTCTTCGACGATGTCTGGCAGCGGCCGGGACTGTCCCCCCGCGACCGCAGCCTCATCACCGTGGCCAGCCTGATCGCGCTGTATCGCACCAACGAACTGCCCTTCCATCTCAAGAAGGCGCTCGACAACGGCCTGCGCCGCGATGAGCTGATCGAGGCCATCACCCACCTCGCCTTCTATTCGGGCTGGCCGACGGCCAGCACGGCGCTGCCGATCGCGCAGCGCGTCTTCGAGGCCGCGGACGCCTGAGCGGCGCGCGCGGCGTTTCCACGCTTGCATGGCGGGCGCGTGCCCGCACGGAGCCAATCCATGGAGTATCGGTATCTGGGCCGCAGTGCCCTCAAGGTGTCGCCCCTGTGCCTGGGCGCGATGATGTTCGGCGGCGAGACCGACGAGGCCACCGCCACGCGCATCATCGGCAAGGCATTCGACCAGGGCATCAACTTCATCGACACCGCGGACGTCTACCACGCCGGCCGCTCAGAGACGATCGTCGGCCGCGCCATCGCCGCGCGGCGCGACAGCTGGGTCGTCGCCACCAAGTTCGGCTTCCCGACCGCGCCGGGGCCGAACGAGCAGGGCCAGTCCCGCAAGTGGATCATGCAGTCGGTCGAGGCCAGCCTGAAGCGGCTGGGCACCGACTACATCGACATCCTCTACTTCCATCGCGCCATCCCCGACCTGCCGCTGGAGGAAGGCGTGCGCGCCGTCGGCGACCTGATCCGCCAGGGCAAGGTGCGCTACTTCGGCGTGTCCAACTTCCGCGGCTGGCGCATCGCCGAAGTCGCGCGGCTGGCAGACCAGTTCGGCATCGACCGCCCGGTGGCCAGCGAGCCGCTCTACAACCTCGTCGACCGCTCGGCCGAGGTCGAGCAGCTGCCGGCCGCCGCGCACTACGGGCTGGGCGTGGTGTCGTACAGTCCGCTGGCGCGCGGCGTGCTGACGGGCAAGTATGCCGTCGATGCGCCCCCGCCCGCCGACAGCCGGGCCGGGCGCGGCGACAAGCGCATCCAGCAGACCGAATGGCGACCGGAATCGCTGCGGATCGCGCAGCAGATCGCCGCCCATGCCGCCGCGCGCGGCACCACGCCGATCGCGTTCGCGCTGGCCTGGGTGCTCAACAACCAGTTGGTCAGCTCGACCATCGCGGGCCCGCGCACCGAGGCGCACTGGGACAACTACGCCGAAGCGCTGAACGTGCGGCTCGGCCCCGACGACGAGCAGTTCGTCGACCGCCTCGTGCCGCCGGGCCATGCCTCCACGCCGGGCTATACCGATCCGGGCTATCCGGTGGAAGGACGCAAGGCGCGGTGACCCGCGCGGGCACGCCGTCCCCATCCATTTCTGTCACGGCGACCAGGCTCCTGCATGGCGCCGATCAACGAAGCGTTCGGGCGGAGGGCGCGGGATGTGTGGGATCGGTTTGTGATCGATCTG includes these proteins:
- a CDS encoding helix-turn-helix transcriptional regulator yields the protein METTYSNDPLLLNLYRCCTAPGGWQAVLDRLCDEVGAHSVVMQATAFADDHQGRTYWCAHDSRTDVNAYQALISDANNPRMDRRRGLPVIGRFVGDEQLFTSREDVRQQQRLQRQLADLGFGRFLGALLPIGGDRFMAMVLHRPAGNDTAFGEADQQRLAGLLPHFGQATELSLSVHGERKLEQILSACLDRWQCGLVVCDADGRVQWMNRPARERIARHGALHLRDGLLHAHGDKAARLRHALMPRSIAHGRATFLTLDHAAHRLHLAVQPLTRVDGIADAGGALVMISDGNLAGEIPAAALAALFDLTEAESRLASALVQGDTLEQYAQRRGVSIGTVRYQLKQVLSKTGTNRQSELMRKVLCSAAAHAAGFQSASMH
- a CDS encoding LysR family transcriptional regulator — protein: MARENYHDLLAFLAVARERSFTRAAAQLGVSPSALSHTVRALETRLGIRLLTRTTRSVSPTEAGERLLQSIAPRFEEIDAELAAISELRDTPSGTVRITTTDYAIRTLLWPKLSKVLHDYPDVKVEFVTDYGLTDIVAERYDIGVRLGDTLAKDMIAARIAPDLRMVIVGAPAYLKRHPAPKTPQDLTAHRCINLRLPTRGGVYAWELKKGQREIQVRVDGQLTFNGVYEILDAALSGYGLAYMPEDLAQPHVAAGRLKWVLEDWFPTFPGYHVYYPSRRQSSRALTLVIDALRDRS
- a CDS encoding carboxymuconolactone decarboxylase family protein — translated: MSAPSTVARDAFGHIAPALADYTDNVLFDDVWQRPGLSPRDRSLITVASLIALYRTNELPFHLKKALDNGLRRDELIEAITHLAFYSGWPTASTALPIAQRVFEAADA
- a CDS encoding aldo/keto reductase; the protein is MEYRYLGRSALKVSPLCLGAMMFGGETDEATATRIIGKAFDQGINFIDTADVYHAGRSETIVGRAIAARRDSWVVATKFGFPTAPGPNEQGQSRKWIMQSVEASLKRLGTDYIDILYFHRAIPDLPLEEGVRAVGDLIRQGKVRYFGVSNFRGWRIAEVARLADQFGIDRPVASEPLYNLVDRSAEVEQLPAAAHYGLGVVSYSPLARGVLTGKYAVDAPPPADSRAGRGDKRIQQTEWRPESLRIAQQIAAHAAARGTTPIAFALAWVLNNQLVSSTIAGPRTEAHWDNYAEALNVRLGPDDEQFVDRLVPPGHASTPGYTDPGYPVEGRKAR